One Brassica napus cultivar Da-Ae chromosome A5, Da-Ae, whole genome shotgun sequence DNA window includes the following coding sequences:
- the LOC125608547 gene encoding uncharacterized protein LOC125608547 gives MSRFSMGEHTIFHDDAVMWRVGGKFGDKYPIERQSTSHLLSDFLAKLLFFFWRFADHLITMVDGICRVMQDIDLGVNDEPFVLPQAVIQQAAEENHFILVGQPVMPRRQNLCVIIAAMPRTWGLEGNVRGRITEGRIFQFVFPSEEATETVICRGPLAYAERMLVLHRWAPLMDVDLLNYIPLWIQILGIPFQFMNREVILHIARAMNQQYIQMEYNEENGGRLELIRIRLNWNINHPLKFQRNFQFSPGENTLLCFHYERLRGFCESCGLIIHNTGACVINNEGFAPDGNDDSGDENDEE, from the coding sequence ATGTCGAGATTTTCCATGGGGGAACACACGATCTTCCATGATGACGCAGTTATGTGGAGAGTTGGGGGTAAATTTGGGGATAAATACCCAATTGAAAGGCAATCGACTTCACATCTTCTCTCTGATTTTCTagcaaaattattgtttttcttcTGGAGATTTGCCGATCATTTGATCACAATGGTGGATGGAATTTGTCGTGTTATGCAAGACATCGATTTGGGGGTTAATGATGAGCCTTTTGTTCTGCCACAGGCGGTGATTCAACAAGCGGCAGAAGAGAATCATTTCATTCTTGTGGGCCAACCGGTTATGCCAAGAAGACAAAACCTTTGTGTCATCATTGCTGCGATGCCTCGAACTTGGGGTTTGGAAGGTAACGTTCGTGGGAGAATAACTGAAGGTAGAATATTTCAGTTCGTCTTTCCATCTGAGGAAGCCACGGAAACGGTGATTTGTCGGGGTCCATTGGCGTATGCTGAGAGAATGTTGGTCCTTCATCGTTGGGCTCCTCTGATGGATGTGGATCTCCTCAACTACATACCTTTATGGATTCAGATCCTAGGGATTCCCTTCCAGTTCATGAACAGAGAGGTCATTCTCCACATCGCCCGTGCAATGAATCAGCAATACATTCAAATGGAGTATAATGAAGAGAATGGTGGGCGCTTAGAATTAATCAGGATCCGCCTCAACTGGAACATCAATCATCCCTTAAAGTTTCAGCGCAACTTTCAATTCTCTCCAGGAGAGAATACTCTATTGTGTTTCCACTATGAACGCTTGAGAGGCTTTTGTGAATCATGTGGCTTGATTATTCATAACACAGGCGCTTGTGTCATCAACAATGAAGGTTTTGCACCAGATGGAAACGATGACAGCGGTGATGAAAATGATGAGGAATAG
- the LOC106453749 gene encoding uncharacterized protein LOC106453749, translating into MDPVIIVSGKWIMKKRYVFNVDSRGCRVLHLGEKTKLEDFTKSVIDDYGLNDLKVHILLSYMFSNKTLKTMAHNTPPVYVSNTRQLQCFLSLKKSEQLRLCVEITEKKDDSSDVEASEEEASEEEASEEDASEEDASEEDASEEEALEEEALEVESIENGSYDGCSLEDEQDEIENDCFSNVEIHDVAGEDEIDDNFSTYGESPIEEDEDSPTLPSKKRYQNFLMSESKGNLEVLKLEMSSLDLAVGQRYLTKKHLKRRLKLFTVRHQFDFDVEISNLTTYVVKCWVDGCTWRVRASTEGLSPQFYIRIYDSDHACSVTERSNRSRNATPDILGELYKNFLGDVGPAVRPESVGIAITKQFGVKMEYWKSHRTLKCAREIDEGTPECGFELLPSYLYMIRRANPNTVTRLQIDELGRFMYVFLAFGASVNGFPFMRKVVVVDGTFLNGKYKGTLLTALAQDGNFQIFPIAFAVVDTENDDSWNWFFTQLKVLIPDQEGLAIISDRHNSIGKAITNVYPLAARGICTYHLYKNILGRYKGKDVFRLVKKAARCFRMSDFDMIFEEIEALNPDLHGYLERADVRLWTRVYFPGERYNLMTTNIAESMNRALSHARGLNIVRILESIRVMMTRWFAERRVDARSQSTTLTRGVEKLLQGRVSASRDWTVQRIDDHHTEVKYGAAGESLNVVNLVERKCTCRRFDVEKIPCVHAIAAAEERNVSRISLCSPYYKSTYLASAYAESVMPVDSALPVPDNVANVQCFPPFIRQQPGRPKKNRMKSALEVALANKRPRKEHICSRCSQSGHNARTCPI; encoded by the exons ATGGATCCCGTTATTATTGTTTCCGGTAAATGGATTATGAAAAAACGATATGTATTCAACGTCGACAGTAGAGGGTGTAGAGTTCTTCATTTAGGTGAGAAAACTAAACTTGAAGATTTCACAAAGTCTGTCATCGACGATTACGGTTTGAATGATTTGAAGGTTCATATTCTGCTTAGCTACATGTTTTCGAATAAAACATTGAAAACAATGGCGCACAACACTCCACCAGTTTACGTGTCCAACACTCGACAATTGCAATGTTTTCTAAGCTTAAAGAAAAGCGAACAACTACGTCTCTGTGTGGAGATTACAGAGAAAAAGGATGACAGCTCAGACGTAGaagcttcagaagaagaagcttcagaagaagaagcttcagaAGAAGACGCTTCAGAAGAAGACGCTTCAGAAGAAGAcgcttcagaagaagaagctttagaagaagaagctttagaAGTTGAGTCTATAGAGAATGGGAGTTACGATGGTTGCAGTTTGGAGGATGAACAAGATGAAATTGAGAATGACTGCTTTAGTAACGTTGAAATACACGACGTagccggagaagatgaaatag ATGATAACTTCAGCACATACGGTGAGTCTCCtatcgaagaagacgaagattcACCAACGCTACCTTCCAAGAAGAGATATCAGAACTTCTTGATGAGCGAATCTAAAGGGAATCTGGAGGTTTTGAAGTTGGAGATGTCGTCGTTAGACCTTGCGGTAGGACAACGATACTTGACTAAAAAGCATTTGAAGAGACGACTGAAACTTTTTACAGTGAGGCatcaatttgattttgatgtagAAATATCAAACCTGACAACATACGTTGTTAAGTGTTGGGTTGATGGATGTACATGGAGAGTTCGTGCATCTACCGAAGGATTGTCCCCGCAGTTTTATATTCGTATTTACGACTCGGATCATGCATGTTCTGTAACTGAGCGTTCTAATCGATCTCGAAATGCAACACCGGATATTTTAGGAGAGTTGTACAAGAACTTTCTCGGCGACGTTGGTCCGGCCGTTCGCCCTGAGAGTGTCGGAATAGCTATCACTAAGCAGTTTGGTGTAAAG ATGGAATATTGGAAATCACACCGGACGCTTAAATGTGCAAGGGAAATCGATGAGGGCACACCTGAGTGTGGTTTTGAACTCTTGCCTTCTTACTTATACATGATAAGAAGGGCAAATCCGAATACAGTTACGCGTCTTCAAATCGATGAGCTTGGAAGATTCATGTATGTGTTTCTTGCGTTTGGTGCGAGCGTTAATGGGTTTCCTTTCATGCGCAAAGTTGTTGTCGTCGACGGTACGTTTCTTAATGGTAAATATAAAGGGACGCTACTCACAGCACTAGCTCAGGATGGTAACTTTCAGATTTTTCCAATAGCCTTCGCAGTGGTTGACACTGAAAATGATGATTCGTGGAATTGGTTTTTTACGCAACTAAAAGTGTTGATTCCTGACCAGGAGGGTCTTGCGATAATATCAGATAGGCATAACTCGATAGGGAAAGCAATTACAAATGTGTATCCGTTAGCTGCTCGTGGAATATGCACCTATCATTTGTATAAAAACATATTGGGACGGTACAAAGGAAAAGATGTATTTCGGCTGGTGAAGAAAGCGGCGAGATGTTTTAGAATGTCTGACTTTGATATGATTTTCGAGGAGATTGAAGCACTTAATCCTGATCTCCACGGCTACCTCGAAAGAGCTGATGTCAGACTGTGGACACGTGTTTATTTCCCGGGCGAGaggtacaatttgatgactacgaACATAGCGGAATCAATGAACAGAGCATTATCGCATGCTAGAGGTCTTAACATTGTTCGAATATTGGAATCGATACGGGTTATGATGACCAGATGGTTTGCTGAACGAAGAGTGGATGCCAGATCGCAGTCAACCACACTCACGCGCGGTGTGGAGAAACTATTACAA GGACGTGTAAGTGCCTCCCGGGATTGGACGGTTCAAAGGATTGATGACCATCACACTGAAGTTAAATATGGCGCTGCTGGCGAGTCTTTGAATGTTGTTAATTTGGTTGAGCGAAAGTGCACATGTCGGCGTTTCGATGTCGAGAAAATACCATGTGTACACGCAATCGCAGCTGCAGAGGAAAGAAATGTTTCTCGTATATCACTGTGCAGTCCTTACTATAAAAGCACTTATTTAGCTAGCGCATACGCTGAATCGGTCATGCCGGTTGACTCAGCGCTACCTGTTCCAGATAACGTGGCTAACGTACAGTGCTTTCCACCGTTTATTCGTCAACAACCGGGAAGACctaaaaaaaataggatgaaatCTGCTTTAGAAGTTGCACTTGCAAACAAACGTCCTAGGAAAGAGCACATATGTTCTCGTTGCAGTCAAAGTGGACATAATGCGAGAACTTGTCCGATATAA